TTTTCATATTGAGGATCTTCAGGAGCTATCGCCAAAAATTTTTCCCATGACTCAATGGTTTTTTCTTTATCTCTGAGTAGCATTAAATACGTCAGGCCAATATGGTAGTAAGCAAATTTAAGCTGTGGATTAAGGCTAAATGCTTTTTTAAAATATGCAAGTGCTTCTTCCGGCTGCTTTTTATAGTAATATACCTGTCCTATTCTGAATGCATCTTCGGCGCTCTTTGGATTCAATTCCATAGCTTTCATATACAGCTGCAATGCACCATCATAGCGTTTTTTATATAAAAAAATATCACCTAAGTATGAATAGGCCAAAGCATTTTCAGGATTGTTTTTCAACTCTTCTTGAAATAAAAGTTCGGCTATCTCAAATTTTTGTTGATAGAAATATTTAACACCCTTTTTGAAAGGCGTATC
Above is a genomic segment from Spirochaetota bacterium containing:
- a CDS encoding tetratricopeptide repeat protein, producing the protein FIMRFFKEFWLMKKIVFLCVISLLSVTIATTFSFAATKDEDTPFKKGVKYFYQQKFEIAELLFQEELKNNPENALAYSYLGDIFLYKKRYDGALQLYMKAMELNPKSAEDAFRIGQVYYYKKQPEEALAYFKKAFSLNPQLKFAYYHIGLTYLMLLRDKEKTIESWEKFLAIAPEDPQYEKIKRVIELLKDPKFVLPPPGSDVSIEEALHLGGIILDDVQREAQDKKAGHETKKTKNKLEEIYRDDEL